A window of the Serratia sarumanii genome harbors these coding sequences:
- a CDS encoding fimbrial protein, with product MKRISYPIAALALLALSLCGAPAALAQCTRVAPWIDSGCDPCGVGTALGRVNLTSTYLQPVGTPLGTSVFDLTSGTRYPDPNKVLYECDAGDAGQIYEVFATNGDDRVGGYYDLGAQDGNPNYYATYFPYVGIRLTHLDSGKVFTRYWQSAPITRYATVGSKIQIRVKDFSAIRADLIRISSLPGAGASNYCGYSAGNPLVGMASTTGNSNYTCTQPNGYVTFQGPGIASDPIGSDSATNYATWGTGRWNAMGMGTAPISSLTYTATCVARNVTPLVILPTISVSQLTAGQTSQAQFTINIECDNAAVSGVSSNNTALGLQVPYESYVAAQQLGLVSANGGVSYLLSSGYGTDSSVATGVGIALANAGNGAPMNFVGWARCSAGQCPQGNDAGWYPVLNGASGGGSTAAGFTHYTTQLTATLARLPGQTVTAGKVDARAYVWVKVQ from the coding sequence ATGAAACGCATTTCTTACCCGATCGCCGCCCTTGCTCTGCTCGCCCTGTCGCTGTGCGGCGCGCCCGCCGCGCTGGCGCAATGCACCCGGGTCGCCCCCTGGATCGATTCCGGTTGCGATCCCTGCGGGGTGGGCACGGCGCTGGGCCGGGTTAACCTGACCAGCACTTACCTGCAGCCCGTCGGCACGCCGCTGGGCACCAGCGTGTTCGATCTCACCTCCGGCACGCGCTATCCCGATCCCAACAAAGTGTTGTATGAGTGCGACGCCGGCGACGCGGGACAGATCTATGAAGTCTTCGCCACCAACGGCGACGATCGCGTCGGCGGCTATTACGATCTGGGCGCCCAGGACGGCAACCCCAACTACTACGCCACCTACTTCCCTTACGTCGGCATCCGCCTGACCCATCTGGATTCCGGCAAGGTTTTTACCCGCTACTGGCAGTCGGCGCCGATTACCCGCTACGCCACCGTCGGCAGCAAAATTCAGATCCGGGTGAAAGACTTCAGCGCCATCCGTGCCGACCTGATCCGCATCAGCTCGCTGCCGGGCGCGGGCGCCAGCAACTACTGCGGCTACAGCGCCGGCAACCCGCTGGTGGGCATGGCCTCGACCACCGGCAATTCGAACTATACCTGCACGCAGCCGAACGGGTATGTCACCTTTCAGGGGCCCGGCATCGCCTCGGATCCTATCGGCAGCGATTCCGCCACCAACTACGCCACTTGGGGCACCGGGCGCTGGAACGCGATGGGCATGGGCACCGCACCGATCTCCTCATTGACCTATACCGCCACCTGCGTGGCGCGCAACGTCACGCCGCTGGTGATCCTGCCGACCATATCCGTCAGCCAGTTGACCGCCGGGCAAACCTCACAGGCGCAGTTCACCATCAATATCGAATGTGACAATGCCGCCGTGTCCGGCGTCAGCAGCAACAATACCGCCCTCGGCCTGCAGGTGCCGTATGAAAGCTATGTCGCGGCGCAGCAGCTCGGGCTGGTCAGCGCCAACGGCGGCGTGAGCTACCTGCTCTCCAGCGGCTACGGCACCGACAGCAGCGTCGCCACCGGCGTGGGCATCGCGCTCGCCAACGCCGGCAACGGCGCGCCGATGAACTTCGTCGGCTGGGCGCGCTGCAGCGCCGGGCAATGCCCGCAGGGCAACGACGCCGGCTGGTACCCGGTGCTCAACGGCGCCAGCGGCGGCGGCAGCACCGCGGCGGGGTTCACCCACTACACCACCCAGCTCACCGCCACGCTCGCCCGGCTGCCCGGGCAAACGGTCACCGCCGGCAAAGTGGACGCCAGGGCCTACGTCTGGGTTAAGGTGCAATGA
- a CDS encoding fimbria/pilus outer membrane usher protein, which translates to MFDARKAAPLPARWCCALLALPLGCAAADGYTFDPALLRGSVLSNSALSQFNQQDAVAPGSYQIDLYLNGQFLERDQIRFVRAGKQVLPCFDRPQLARFGLKNPPAAAEAECLLPGRDLKYITVNADISRLRLDLSIPQALLNGRPRGSVNPASLDSGESMAFVNYNLNQYHVSYRQGQTRDLDSTYANLNGGFNLGLWRYRQQSSYRYDREFGGHLDTSRRYVQRAILPWRSEMLLGEGFTDGHFFSGLGFRGIQLSSDDRMLPDSQRGYAPVVRGVAKSNARVTVLQGKSTLYETTVAPGPFAISDLYATNYAGDLSVVVTEADGSVSTFTVPFAAVPESIRPGQSRYSAIVGRSRYVGDNDLFSEVTWQHGLTNALTFNLGNQLADGYQAMMLGGVYSSWLGAFGMDTTYSHASLPDGGAAGWMLHLSYSRTFSPTDTTLSIAGYRYSTEGFRDLSDVLGVRRAAATGQNWQSDSYRQRSRFEVAVNQGMGAFGSLTMSGSTQDYRDQRGRDNQLQLGWGKTFGNGVALNLSVTRTRSLGYSNGDYRGYGPLDNVYSAPLAQSAQTVTALSLSFPLGRSSSAPSVSLLANHSQGQGGNYQAALSGSVGDEQPVSYGLNFTTDDDRQQSIWGGNLQTRLPYANVTGSFSTARQYRQGSLSLQGAVVAHRGGVTLGPYVGDTFALIEAPGASGARVMDGQGARVDRFGYALAPSLVPYHYNTVALNPEGMNDKAELEDGQRRVAPYAGATVRLRFNTVRGQALLITAQRPDNAPIPMGANVLDAAGNSVGMVGQANQVYLRSDRNAGALTLNWGDAPGQQCTLHYRLPAGEDGPIQRLSAPCR; encoded by the coding sequence ATGTTCGATGCTCGCAAGGCGGCGCCGCTGCCCGCACGCTGGTGTTGCGCGCTGCTGGCGCTGCCGCTGGGCTGCGCCGCCGCCGACGGCTATACCTTCGATCCCGCGCTGCTGCGCGGCAGCGTGCTGAGCAACAGCGCCCTGAGCCAGTTCAACCAACAGGACGCCGTCGCTCCGGGCAGCTATCAGATCGATCTGTACCTCAATGGCCAGTTTCTCGAACGCGATCAAATTCGCTTCGTACGCGCAGGCAAGCAGGTGCTACCCTGTTTCGATCGGCCGCAGCTGGCGCGCTTCGGGTTGAAAAATCCGCCGGCGGCCGCCGAAGCGGAATGCCTGCTGCCCGGCCGGGATCTGAAGTACATCACGGTGAACGCCGATATCTCGCGGCTGCGGCTGGATCTGAGCATTCCGCAGGCGCTGTTGAACGGCCGGCCGCGCGGCAGCGTCAATCCCGCCAGCCTGGACAGCGGCGAATCGATGGCCTTCGTCAATTACAACCTCAACCAGTACCACGTCAGTTACCGACAGGGGCAAACCCGCGATCTCGACTCGACCTACGCCAACCTGAACGGCGGCTTCAACCTCGGGCTATGGCGCTACCGCCAGCAGTCCAGCTACCGCTACGATCGGGAGTTCGGCGGCCATCTGGACACCAGCCGCCGCTACGTGCAGCGCGCGATCTTGCCCTGGCGCAGCGAAATGCTGTTGGGCGAAGGCTTTACCGACGGGCACTTCTTCTCCGGCCTGGGCTTTCGCGGCATTCAGCTCAGTTCGGACGACCGCATGCTGCCGGATTCGCAGCGCGGCTATGCGCCGGTGGTGCGCGGCGTGGCGAAAAGCAACGCGCGCGTGACGGTGCTGCAGGGCAAAAGCACGCTGTATGAAACCACCGTCGCGCCGGGGCCGTTCGCCATCAGCGATCTGTACGCCACCAACTACGCCGGCGATCTCAGCGTGGTGGTGACGGAAGCCGACGGCAGCGTCAGCACCTTCACCGTGCCGTTCGCCGCGGTGCCGGAATCCATCCGCCCCGGCCAGTCGCGCTACTCGGCGATCGTCGGCCGTTCCCGCTACGTCGGCGACAACGATCTGTTCAGCGAAGTGACCTGGCAGCACGGCCTGACCAACGCCCTGACCTTCAACCTCGGCAACCAGTTGGCGGACGGCTATCAGGCGATGATGCTGGGCGGCGTGTACAGCAGCTGGCTGGGCGCGTTCGGCATGGATACCACCTATTCCCACGCCAGCCTGCCGGACGGCGGCGCCGCCGGCTGGATGCTGCACCTCTCTTACAGCCGCACCTTCAGCCCGACGGACACCACCTTGTCCATCGCCGGCTACCGCTACTCCACCGAAGGCTTTCGCGATCTCAGCGACGTGCTCGGCGTGCGGCGCGCCGCCGCCACCGGCCAAAACTGGCAATCCGACTCTTACCGCCAGCGGTCGCGTTTCGAGGTCGCCGTCAATCAGGGGATGGGGGCGTTCGGCAGCCTGACGATGTCCGGCTCGACTCAGGACTACCGCGATCAGCGCGGCCGCGACAATCAGCTCCAGCTGGGCTGGGGAAAAACCTTCGGCAACGGCGTGGCGCTTAACCTCTCCGTCACCCGCACCCGCAGCCTGGGCTACAGCAACGGCGACTACCGCGGCTACGGGCCGTTGGATAACGTCTACAGCGCGCCGCTGGCGCAGAGCGCGCAGACCGTCACCGCCCTGTCGCTGAGCTTCCCGCTCGGGCGTTCATCATCCGCCCCCAGCGTCTCGCTGTTGGCCAACCACAGCCAGGGCCAGGGCGGCAACTATCAGGCCGCGCTATCGGGCAGCGTCGGCGACGAACAGCCGGTCAGCTACGGCCTGAACTTCACCACCGACGACGATCGCCAACAAAGCATCTGGGGCGGCAACCTGCAAACCCGTCTGCCTTACGCCAACGTCACCGGCTCGTTCTCCACCGCACGCCAGTATCGACAAGGTTCCCTGTCGCTGCAGGGGGCGGTGGTGGCGCACCGCGGCGGCGTGACATTAGGGCCGTATGTCGGCGACACCTTCGCCCTGATCGAGGCGCCCGGCGCCAGCGGCGCACGGGTGATGGACGGCCAGGGGGCGCGCGTCGATCGCTTTGGCTACGCGCTGGCGCCGTCGCTGGTGCCCTATCACTACAACACCGTCGCGCTGAACCCCGAGGGCATGAACGACAAAGCGGAGCTGGAAGACGGCCAGCGGCGCGTCGCCCCGTACGCCGGCGCCACGGTGCGCCTGCGCTTCAACACCGTGCGCGGCCAAGCGCTATTGATCACCGCGCAGCGGCCCGATAACGCGCCGATCCCGATGGGCGCCAACGTCCTCGACGCAGCGGGCAACAGCGTGGGCATGGTCGGCCAGGCCAATCAGGTGTATCTGCGCAGCGACCGGAATGCCGGCGCGCTGACGCTGAACTGGGGCGACGCGCCCGGCCAACAGTGCACGCTGCATTACCGTCTGCCCGCCGGGGAAGACGGCCCGATTCAACGGCTCAGCGCCCCGTGCCGCTAG